The Pan paniscus chromosome 1, NHGRI_mPanPan1-v2.0_pri, whole genome shotgun sequence genome has a segment encoding these proteins:
- the RAB42 gene encoding ras-related protein Rab-42 isoform X2, with protein MATQGPDKVIFLLVGHKSDLQSTRCVSAQEAEELAASLGMAFVETSVKNNCNVDLAFDTLADAIQQALQQGDIKLEEGWGGVRLIHKTQIPRSPSRKQHPGPCQC; from the coding sequence ATGGCCACTCAGGGCCCGGACAAGGTCATCTTCCTGCTGGTTGGCCACAAGAGTGACCTGCAGAGCACCCGCTGTGTCtcagcccaggaggccgaggagcTAGCTGCCTCCCTGGGCATGGCCTTCGTGGAGACCTCGGTTAAAAACAACTGCAATGTGGACCTGGCCTTTGACACCCTCGCTGATGCTATCCAGCAGGCCCTGCAGCAGGGGGACATCAAGCTAGAAGAGGGCTGGGGGGGTGTCCGGCTCATCCACAAGACCCAAATCCCCAGGTCCCCCAGCAGGAAGCAGCACCCAGGCCCATGCCAGTGTTGA
- the RAB42 gene encoding ras-related protein Rab-42 isoform X3, whose amino-acid sequence MEAEGCRYQFRVALLGDAAVGKTSLLRSYVAGAPGAPEPEPEPEPTVGAECYRRALQLRAGPRVKLQLWDTAGHERFSTLSAEAGGSPEVRSSRLAWPTLVKPCLY is encoded by the exons ATGGAGGCCGAGGGCTGCCGCTACCAATTTCGGGTCGCGCTGCTGGGGGACGCGGCGGTGGGCAAGACGTCGCTGCTGCGGAGCTACGTGGCAGGCGCGCCTGGCGCCCCGGAGCCGGAGCCCGAGCCCGAGCCCACGGTGGGCGCCGAGTGCTACCGCCGCGCGCTGCAGCTGCGGGCCGGGCCGCGGGTCAAGCTGCAACTCTGGGACACCGCGGGCCACGAGCGCTTCAG cactctgagtgccgaggcgggcggatcacctgaagtcaggagttcgagactagcctggccaacattggtgaaaccctgtctctactaa
- the RAB42 gene encoding ras-related protein Rab-42 isoform X1 encodes MEAEGCRYQFRVALLGDAAVGKTSLLRSYVAGAPGAPEPEPEPEPTVGAECYRRALQLRAGPRVKLQLWDTAGHERFRCITRSFYRNVVGVLLVFDVTNRKSFEHIQDWHQEVMATQGPDKVIFLLVGHKSDLQSTRCVSAQEAEELAASLGMAFVETSVKNNCNVDLAFDTLADAIQQALQQGDIKLEEGWGGVRLIHKTQIPRSPSRKQHPGPCQC; translated from the exons ATGGAGGCCGAGGGCTGCCGCTACCAATTTCGGGTCGCGCTGCTGGGGGACGCGGCGGTGGGCAAGACGTCGCTGCTGCGGAGCTACGTGGCAGGCGCGCCTGGCGCCCCGGAGCCGGAGCCCGAGCCCGAGCCCACGGTGGGCGCCGAGTGCTACCGCCGCGCGCTGCAGCTGCGGGCCGGGCCGCGGGTCAAGCTGCAACTCTGGGACACCGCGGGCCACGAGCGCTTCAG gTGCATCACCAGGTCCTTTTACCGGAATGTGGTGGGTGTCCTGCTGGTCTTTGATGTGACAAACAGGAAGTCCTTTGAACACATCCAAGACTGGCACCAGGAGGTCATGGCCACTCAGGGCCCGGACAAGGTCATCTTCCTGCTGGTTGGCCACAAGAGTGACCTGCAGAGCACCCGCTGTGTCtcagcccaggaggccgaggagcTAGCTGCCTCCCTGGGCATGGCCTTCGTGGAGACCTCGGTTAAAAACAACTGCAATGTGGACCTGGCCTTTGACACCCTCGCTGATGCTATCCAGCAGGCCCTGCAGCAGGGGGACATCAAGCTAGAAGAGGGCTGGGGGGGTGTCCGGCTCATCCACAAGACCCAAATCCCCAGGTCCCCCAGCAGGAAGCAGCACCCAGGCCCATGCCAGTGTTGA